The Ipomoea triloba cultivar NCNSP0323 chromosome 13, ASM357664v1 genomic interval ACATGGGCAAATGTCTCGTGTAACTACAATATAGAAATAGTATGGAATAAGTGGAACCTTTGTCGGTATGCAGGCAGGCTGTAGCGGCTTTGTATGAGCATCAGCACTTGATTTGGTTCCCGATGTTAGAGACAACTAATGTCAATAACAAATGGAGTGAGACATTTTAACAGTGTTGCGATTATAAGATGAaacaaaatgagaaaaagaagtCAGATGATCATAACGACGGGGGAGagattttttaatttaccttgttaaagAGTTCAATTGGTGGATTATGTTGATGAACTCTCTTCTcagtatgaaaattaaattccTGTGTTTTAAGGAATAGAATTGATATAAGAATTGGTAAAATAACATAAGAGGTACAAGTCCTAAGATCATGATTCATGCATGGACTACCATAGGCACAGTGATTTCCTTCTTGATGTTACGAAAAACCCCCATATCACCTCTGCTTGAAAGTATCTGTACAAAACGAGAATTTGTTAGTTTGCATAATTGCCTAAACAATAGTTCAATATTAGCCTTCAGGATACCTTCTTATTAAGAGGGAGAGCTTTGAAATTGTGTGTTGGCACGGATTCATCCTGCTTCGGAGGATCCACAATATTGGGTCTGCCAAAGGAGGAGAATGCATTTCAATAAGTATATTTTCAAGTGAGAAATTCAAGTTCTTGAAAAGCCAATTAGGttttataaactataaaaagagaaattcaatttaattataaaatacattttattaGTGTGAGAGTGAACCTAAATGGCTAAATGTTACAAGAACCATTCAATAATTTACAAATATCTTATTAAAATGTAATGGAACAGGTATCTCTAACATTATCTTTTCTTAGCTTTTGGGCCATTGACATAATGGCATTGCCTATATAAGAACTTATATTCAGATAATTATATGCCAAAACCCAAAAGTAAGCATTTCAAATGTTACCTTCTGGGCTCTCTATTTCCGCATTCTACAGTGGAACTGTAATTAGAATTTTGTAATACCTGAAATGACAAAACCTTAAATCAAAAAACTGAAAGCATAGCAGTGGGCAATGAATTGGCCCCAggttttttttcattttacagAATATTACATTCTTGACTGTTAATATTTGTATTTCTTTGATAGTTACAGTAACTTCATTAAAGTCACTAAGAAAGAGTTAGACACTACTTTCTAGACCTAATTTTAGTGTAACAGGTGCACTCAATTATTGAGCGCAAATAACCCTGTAAGTTCTTTTTGAGTATCATAATTTCTTAAATCAATTATTCATTATGTTATATCACATTTGTAAAAATGACAACAACACTTTTTTAACCTTATCAATATTGGAAGTTAATACTGTTGAATTGTGTTGCATGGCCCTCTCTGACGTCTTTAAATGGAACTCctgaaaaccaacaaaacagACAATTCTAAGTCAAACAAATTTGCACATGTTCCCTAAGCATAGCATCACTCATCTGCAGAGAATGTTTGTTGGCCAGGAtgttcaagaaaaaaaaaatccaaaaagaTCCAAATTTTTACTTACTTGAAACTGGGGTAGTTGTGGAGTACTTCTCTTTGGAAGCAAAGAAGGACCTTCAAAGATCTGCAACATGATTATTTGTAAATATGGAGAAATATTTAAATAgtgcaaaaaataaaactatttatataaatgatatataCCCACTTTTCTGTTCAAAGGACGAGCTTTAAATCTATACACAACTGATGTCCCATTTTCAGCTTCTTTCTGTGGTTTTGGCCTGAGATGGAAACACCATTGATCACCCAATAGATTTTGAGGGTAAAAAGTTGATACTCTGCAGCAAACTAACATGAGAAATGTGATGGAGTGTATATAACCTCTGTTTTTGTGCTCTAAGAGCTGTTTCAAGATCAGGCTCTCTAGGAATTGTAATCCTGGGCTTAGCCAGCAAGTAATTCCCAACTGCAGTTCCATCCTGCAAGGTTACCCAAATGGACAATTCTAATCAACTCTAATGAACCATATTCTGAGCCTTGACTGCTAGTCACATAGTTACATTCCAATTTATGTTTAAGAGGCAAATAGAGAGGACAAAGTACCTACTAAGTAGCTTGGTGAAAGTATTCCACAACCACTGACATTTTAAAACTTTCGACATAAATTTCTATTATGGTTTTATCATCATAACTCTTATAGAATTGAAAGTCAACATAATAATTTCCAAGTACTTAGGAGAGATCACAATATTGACTTCCCCACAAGGCCAacaaatatatagtatatagcaTGTGCGAAGACAAAGGAAAAGcaaatcaaatgaatggttACTTCCTCTGACATTCAAAAAGATAgttccaacaacaacaacaacaacaacaacaaaatgagCATCAGAATTTTATGATTAGTCCTTCCAGACACATGTAATTACCCTTTTTGGTGCCTTATGAAGGAAGTTAGTTTGCGGCTTTGCATCAGCAACCTGTTATGCAGGGAGGTCATTTTGATTAGTATGAAGTGCAACATTGCATTAAGACAGCACATAATCAAAACCCAAAAAACATGAGCAATGTTGAGTAGACAAGATGCTTTGTACAATACACAATTCAAATCCATAAAGAAAGAAGCAAGTCAAAGGaaagacaaataaaatatacTCCATAAAAACTGtaaaaatcttaaaataaagcaaagtagAACCTTGCGCAGCAGACCACCCTCAAGCTTCTGTCTCTTGTTAGCTTGAGTCTCACTAATAGTTGtgtttgtttcatttttctCGAGCACAGAGTTTAGAAATCTAGCATTCAGAAATACAAATTTGTAGGGTATCACAAGAGAAATAATGATAAAGCAACGTAAAAGGCAGTAAAGAGAAATCAATGAAATGCAAACCGAATAATTATTTATCAAGTGCCAGTCTTTGGAATttgtttttagaataaaaaatatagagCATTTGCAGAACTAAAACATTTAAACCACTATGAAGTGTTAATCTTATACATTGCAAGCATATAGATAAACAGATAATTACCTTTTAAAACTGAAAACTCCTAAAGAAACATATCCTAGTATGTAAGAGACAATCATGCTATAAACCAACCTTGATCCACCAACTAGGTGGGATGGATTTTGCTTGGCCAGGTGACTTGCTGTAGGTTTCATTAGAGTTGAGGTCCTGGGATAAGAAGGCTTCCCAGCAGatttattttttgcttttgAATTATCTTTCACAATGTGATTGTAGAAAGTCAGACCTGTAAATAAATATGGCTTCAGAAAAAATTAGACCAATTATCTAAAGGTGAAAATAAGGCAGATTAATTCCACCAATACAGAAACTAACCTGACGGCAATACTTGGGGTTGATTCTGAAATTTCCATGCATTGTTGTTATAGAAAATAGGTGCAACTTCTGTATCATTTCCTTCAACcacagaaaagaaaaatgtgGCATGAATGTCAATCTCATTGTTTGAAACTATATGCAGAAAGTTAGGGACTAGCTCTCCATTCCATTCTGCTGATTGAACACAAGAGTGGATCTAGAAGATTATAAGGACTATTCAAAAAGATACTAAGTCAGCTACAATTTAGATTGTCTTTCACCAAGGACTTAATGTTTTAATATCAAATGGAATTAATTTCCTGAAGTGAGGAACTAAACACATGTCCTTGTTCTTATTGTTTATCAATTTCTAGGCCAATCTGATAGTTTGGAGAGCCAGTGTCAAGCAGTAGCTCAGATACCCCCTTCCTGCATAACACATATCTCCCTGAATATAATTTGGGACATAACTTCAAGTTATTGGCACCTTAGTTTACAAGCACGTAATATTTGAAGTTATCCTTATCCCTATCACAAATAATTGAACTTGCACAAAATCCACAAACGCATTAAACCAAGCAAACCGCATTTACAATACCTGAATTACTCGCTTCTGTAGCAAAAGCATCTTGCTCAACCTCAATATCAGAGCCACTTTCTGACAAACTCATGTTATCCGCATCTTTGGGTTTAGGGGAGATATTAATGTTTTCAGACCACATTTCTTCACTCATAATTAACTTCCTGACAAAAGCTGAAAACATAAACAGCACCCATGGAATGACATAAACGAATCAGCAATGGAAATATTATAAAGAAGACGACTTATCCATGTGTACATTATTCTTAAGGTAGTAAACTACAGAGAAATAAGCCAAAACTGTTCTGAAACAGAGTTCTAGTTTACAGTTCACAAATCCAAGAAGATAAATGCATGTTCCTTCAGTATCACATGCCAGGCTTAACAAGTGACAAGAGAGGGCATCGAAGATCGGACTTTGGAAGTTTGCACTGAAGAgaatatttacatttaaaaatattttgtaaataattcacTATCCAAAAGCAGATAATTCATGGTACTCCGGTTCATTCTTATACAATCTTGCAACCATGTgacaaaaaaaagtaataaatcaTATATTTCAAAAGATAATATTATAGCATATAGCAATGTAGTTGTGCAAGTTGAACTGTGGTCCCCCATTTTAGAAAACTAATCTTTTGTGAGGTCAGAAAGATGCCTGAGAAAGAATGGAAAATGGGCCTACAAACAGTAGATTTAACAAGAATTTCGCACTCAACAGCGAATCATTAGGAAGAAAAAGACCTTAAACATTGGTCAATGGATAAAGATTTTGACAAAAGCTACAAACAGTCGTCACAGTAATTGTCCAGTTACAGTTTCAGTTGtagatttaatttaaattttaaaattcttaagtttaattttataaaattaaatagaaactgttaaaaaaaattatatacggagtaataaacaAACATGTTTCTAAATAATACTCCAtagtaaaattgtaaaaatcaaattatatttacaatgcCGTTAACGCAACCTtttatagagagagagaaaaaaaaaattagcttaATACCAGCTCGAATAATCCAAATCAAAATGAATCTACGATCACACATTAACAATGAGAAGCTCAAAAacgtcaaacaaaaaaaatgaatataaaaatagcacaaaactaaataaacaaaaagcGCTTACGAGAAGGCGGATAGGTCCCGGCCGATTCAAACCA includes:
- the LOC116001727 gene encoding protein TPX2-like isoform X1 is translated as MEEEMEDMVEYTFTVIEIDLDYEFDAPRYFDFSCEESPADSRCAESWFESAGTYPPSPFVRKLIMSEEMWSENINISPKPKDADNMSLSESGSDIEVEQDAFATEASNSGNDTEVAPIFYNNNAWKFQNQPQVLPSGLTFYNHIVKDNSKAKNKSAGKPSYPRTSTLMKPTASHLAKQNPSHLVGGSRFLNSVLEKNETNTTISETQANKRQKLEGGLLRKVADAKPQTNFLHKAPKRDGTAVGNYLLAKPRITIPREPDLETALRAQKQRPKPQKEAENGTSVVYRFKARPLNRKIFEGPSLLPKRSTPQLPQFQEFHLKTSERAMQHNSTVLTSNIDKVLQNSNYSSTVECGNREPRRPNIVDPPKQDESVPTHNFKALPLNKKILSSRGDMGVFRNIKKEITVPMEFNFHTEKRVHQHNPPIELFNKLSLTSGTKSSADAHTKPLQPACIPTKGSKENRWAYFQQNCEIKHMEKGKSQGLPAKEQIQCFADGVTTGIAHGACNNYRR
- the LOC116001727 gene encoding protein TPX2-like isoform X2, yielding MSEEMWSENINISPKPKDADNMSLSESGSDIEVEQDAFATEASNSGNDTEVAPIFYNNNAWKFQNQPQVLPSGLTFYNHIVKDNSKAKNKSAGKPSYPRTSTLMKPTASHLAKQNPSHLVGGSRFLNSVLEKNETNTTISETQANKRQKLEGGLLRKVADAKPQTNFLHKAPKRDGTAVGNYLLAKPRITIPREPDLETALRAQKQRPKPQKEAENGTSVVYRFKARPLNRKIFEGPSLLPKRSTPQLPQFQEFHLKTSERAMQHNSTVLTSNIDKVLQNSNYSSTVECGNREPRRPNIVDPPKQDESVPTHNFKALPLNKKILSSRGDMGVFRNIKKEITVPMEFNFHTEKRVHQHNPPIELFNKLSLTSGTKSSADAHTKPLQPACIPTKGSKENRWAYFQQNCEIKHMEKGKSQGLPAKEQIQCFADGVTTGIAHGACNNYRR